The Streptomyces sp. NBC_01689 genome includes a window with the following:
- a CDS encoding glycoside hydrolase family 88 protein — MRRRRLLAGGTALAAAASLHPALTAPARAARPAGPPAPRDASALPPRSEVVAVLRRVADHWIAAHADSGDNGWANATFFSGLLALHRPAGDARHLAYARSWAERHAYGLNGGVTTRHADNHCAGQAYLDLYEAEPEERKLTAIETSLHRMVHTDQPDKNDDWWWDDALHMAMPPFARLGALRRDPQYWRKLYSLYDHTKRAEGGPGLYDAATGLWYRDARFLPGGIVSPSGRAVVWSRGNGWVAGGHVKTLKALPSTERHTAEYRDALTRLVRAAAAVQRGDGFWNVNLADASHLPGPETSGTSFLLYGTAYAVGARLVDRAAFLPVAARAWNGLVATAVHPDGFLGYVQNVGDRPESSQPVTYDSTAEFGVGAFLLAGTELARLTTG, encoded by the coding sequence ATGCGTAGACGACGCCTGCTGGCGGGCGGTACCGCCCTCGCGGCCGCCGCCTCCCTCCACCCCGCCCTCACGGCACCCGCGCGGGCCGCTCGACCGGCGGGGCCGCCCGCACCGCGGGACGCGTCGGCGCTCCCCCCGAGGAGCGAGGTCGTCGCCGTACTGCGGCGGGTGGCCGATCACTGGATCGCCGCGCACGCGGACTCCGGCGACAACGGCTGGGCCAACGCCACCTTCTTCAGCGGACTGCTCGCCCTCCACCGGCCGGCCGGCGACGCCCGCCACCTCGCGTACGCCCGCTCCTGGGCGGAGCGGCACGCCTACGGGCTCAACGGCGGTGTGACCACCCGCCACGCCGACAACCACTGCGCCGGGCAGGCCTACCTCGACCTCTACGAGGCCGAGCCCGAGGAGCGGAAGCTCACCGCCATCGAGACCTCGCTGCACCGCATGGTCCACACGGACCAGCCGGACAAGAACGACGACTGGTGGTGGGACGACGCCCTCCACATGGCGATGCCGCCGTTCGCCCGCCTGGGCGCCCTCCGTCGTGACCCGCAGTACTGGCGGAAGCTCTACTCCCTCTACGACCACACCAAGCGGGCCGAGGGCGGTCCCGGTCTGTACGACGCCGCCACGGGCCTGTGGTACCGCGACGCGCGCTTCCTCCCCGGCGGCATCGTCTCTCCCTCGGGCCGCGCCGTCGTCTGGTCGCGCGGCAACGGATGGGTGGCGGGCGGCCATGTGAAGACCCTCAAGGCGCTGCCCTCCACGGAGCGCCACACCGCCGAGTACCGCGACGCCCTGACCCGCCTGGTGCGGGCCGCCGCGGCGGTGCAGCGCGGCGACGGTTTCTGGAACGTCAACCTCGCCGACGCGAGCCATCTGCCCGGCCCCGAGACCAGCGGCACGTCCTTCCTGCTGTACGGCACGGCGTACGCGGTCGGCGCCCGGCTGGTCGACCGGGCCGCCTTCCTCCCGGTGGCGGCCCGCGCCTGGAACGGACTCGTCGCCACGGCCGTGCACCCCGACGGCTTCCTCGGCTACGTCCAGAACGTCGGGGACCGTCCCGAATCCAGCCAGCCGGTCACCTACGACAGCACCGCCGAGTTCGGCGTGGGCGCCTTCCTGCTGGCCGGCACCGAACTGGCCCGGCTCACCACGGGCTGA